The following DNA comes from Aquila chrysaetos chrysaetos chromosome 9, bAquChr1.4, whole genome shotgun sequence.
TTGTCATAAGTATAGGTCCAGTTGCACTTGCTATTTCCCACGGGAATACCATCTTTCTGTGTTCGGTTCAGACAATATTCACCTTGGACTGGGTATTGTATTGTCCAGGGCTGCATGTCTTCACTCCAGTAAGAATCATTTTTGACCTCACTGTAATTACTCACTAaccattttggggaaatagGGACAGCAGTCCATGGCCAGCTTTCCAAACCTAAGGGCCCACCACATACCCAACAATTAGTCAGATTAAAAGTGTTGGCCACTTGCTGGCCTAGAgacacaaatttattttgccaCTCCAAGCCGAAAAGAGGGGCACAGGAGTTTCCCCAGATATTAAAGGCGGTAACAATAGTTAACAAAAACAACATCTGTGGTGGTATAATGAACATTCTGtgaatattaacaaagcaatcacCGACAAAACTACACAAACAAGTAACAGCTTCACGTATTTCCTTGGGTCCGCTCCAGAGTCTTCacctgagagagaaaagaaaaaaaaaaacagactcgGTTCGTTCTAAGGAACCGGAAGTAAATTGTTATTAGAAGGATGGAATAATCCACCTGGTATTGATTTTATGTTCCTTTCCATaagcatcttttgctttccaagcatATTTATTCATTGGTGTTTCCAGTACTAGAGGTACGGTTCCCACCGTGGGGAGTTCAACTAAGACTGGTTGGCCCGGAAAGTGTGATGGATTTCTGGGATGATCCGGGTCATCTGGAGCTGGCATAATGGTTGGGGTCTTTGGgcaaaatgctgtaattttcGGGCACCCATTCATTCCCCAACGACTGTTAACAGTAGTCACTGCATCCCGTAGCCGTTCAGCCCATCCAGGCTTATGTGGCTTGAGGAAGCGTTTCAGCAATCCATTTGTTCTTTCCACAATTCCATTTGCCTGTGGATAATACGGAGTATGGCGTACCCACGAGATCCCTTCCTGGGTTGCCCAATCTTGGACTATGTTAGCAGTAAAGTGGGAACCATTGTCTGACTGAATTGAGTGAGGTTTGGGGAAAGTGCCAAACCactctttcaaagctttcactgtgttttccccaGTGGCTCTGGTAAAGGCTTCGGCCTGGACTAATCCTGACACTATCTCTACTCCAACTAACAcataatgctttccttctgattttcgGAAGGGGCCAATGTAGTCCACTTGCCAAGTCTCCCACaaccctttcccctcccttagGTGTAGGGGGTCACCTTCTAGGGGGTGTCTTTCCAAGCGGGTACGACATTGTTCACAGGCAGACACACAAGTTTTACATTCTTCCCTGGTAACTGGCCAACCTCGAGCTTGGGCCTCACAATAGAGATCTTTGATCCCcgaatgtttcctttttacatgtAGCCATTCTAACAATCGCTCCCAGTCTTCTGCTATTGGGGTGTTCTGGAGGGGAGCTAATCGGGCCAATTCATCAGCTTTGCCATTCCACTGGCTAACAGGGGTGCTATCCTGTTGATGGGAAGCCACCCAGGCTACTGCAAATTTTCCTTGTCTAGCAATGGTTAGAATATCttgccacttttctttctgccatacAGGTATCCTATTGACTTCCCACCCATTTTGTTCCCAGAATGGAAGCCATTCAGTACAGCCTTTAAATACAGCATAGGAATCAGTATAGATATAGACAGGAGAGGTAGATTGAGTTTCATGCTGGAAAACACTCCATACTGCAACTAATTCCCCTACTTGAGCACTACCCTCCCCTTCGGTGATTATTTGTTTGTCCTCATCTACGCGGAGCGCTACAGCTCGatatttccaagtttttccttctcGTTTAGAGGAAGCATCAGTAAACCAAACATTCTGCAACTGTTCAGAAAAGGGGGGGGCCACTTGTATTACAGGAGGAAGTTCAGGCGTTTCTCTATCTGGGCTTGTTTCCTCTTGAATGGTTAACATCTTTGTTGCCCCCtcagacacagtaaaaatgtcacaataatGCTCTATCTGGGCATACCATTTTCGTACAGAGGCTCTCTGAGCCACCCCGTCAGGGGGCGGAGTTCCTGCTAAAACAGTCTTGGTTACTTTAAACGGGCCTCTAAGTACTATAGACTGCTGTCGAATAGTCCGTTCAGCCTCTCTCAAGGCTAGACTGactacaaacaaacctttctcccaagcagtatatcttttttctgcatccttaaaACTGCGAGAATAGAACCCAATAGGTCGAGTGGGTCCTTTGGGGCCCTTTTGCCATAAATGTATTGATAACCCACTTTTGGCAAATCCCCATTCAATATGGACAGGGTCTGTGGGATGAATAGGACCAAGGGCTTGATGGgcagttgcttcaaaaattagcaATTGCAATGCCTCTTCGTGGGGCTTGGTCCATTCCCACTGAGCCCCTTTTCGCAACAAGTCATATAGGGGTCTtgcaataattgaaaaatcagggatatgtttcctccaaaacacaagtaatcCTAGTACATGctgtaaatccttttttgactctggcattttaatctgatccaaTGAGGAAAGGGTGTCAGGGGGGATACATGtcatccctcccttccaccaaattcctaaaaactttacttcgcttgagggtgtttgtattttctctggtggaATTTTCAGCCCCAAGCTTTCCAAGTGGGAAATTATGTTATCTTGAGTTTTCcgaaccttttctgtttcatccccaCCTACAAgaatgtcatcaatgtactgatAAACACTGACCCCTTCCTCTGTCTGAATTACTTCTAGCTCCTGCGCTAACGCATGATGAGCTAGAGCGGGGGAATGCTTGTATCCTTGTGGGAGTCGGGTAAAAGTAAATTGCTGGCCCtcccaagtaaatgcaaagcggtcttgatcctctgtttgcagggggaccataaaaaacatatctttaacatctaCTGTTGCCATAATCGGGTGGGCTCGTTCTTGGATTGTAGCTATAAGCTCAGCAATATTTGGTACCGCAGCTGTCAATGGACCGGTATTTGCATTAAATCTGCGATAATCTACAGTTAATCTCCACTTGCCGTTAGGTTTTCGCACTGGCCACACCGGggagttaaaaggagaatgggtTGGAATCACAATACCCTGTCCCTTTAAGTCCTCTAACACAGGCGCTATTCCCTCTCTGGCCCCCAAGGGTATCGGGTAGGGCTTAACATTTGTAAGctttgaagggggaagcagCGGCGCGGCTTTTAACAGCCGAATATCTATTGTGGGAGAGCCAAACGACCACTGTCTGCTTTGGTTATCAAtccaggtttttccttttaaaacatcgAGTCCTAAAAGGTTAAGTGGAAACTCCCCCACAACCATTGTCACTGTAGTGGCACTATCTTCTCCTGGCAAACGCAGGCTGACCATTGCTAATGCCTGTGGCTGAACAATGCCGAATGCATCTGCCACAAAAAGCCGCTGTTTGGAGGGTGTAATTCCGCAATTAGCAGCATCTTTAGTTTCAAtagctgaaatctgagctccGGTATCTACCAAAAAGGTGACTGGGACTTGTCTTGGTCCCACAATGCCTGTAATTAGTAAATCACCCTGGCCgttttcagtgagctgtctAATATACATCCAACCTTCGCCCCCCCGCTCACCACTGGAAGGCGAAGGATCTAGTTTCCCGCCGGCTCTTGGGtggcatttgtttctgataaatCAATCAGGGAAGGTGTGCTCAGGGTAGTAttctcaaaatccacttttctgtttactggTTTATCAGGCCACGCTGTTaccaatttttccaatttgtctgtTGGCATCCCGTCCATTAAGCTACGCGGGATCCCCTTCTGGTATCCCCGCGCCCACAGTATATTACGTTTGTTCGGGATATCTCTCCCCCCCGGCGGTTTAGCAAGGGGTGTTCTCTTATCACTCCCAGGGCACggaactatttttacttcagtccgCCTCAAGCCCCTGGAgtctgttttggtggctggagggttAACAGGACCATATTTGCGCccgtaattaattaattcctgggcCACTTCTCCCCAAGTCCAAATTTTCTTATCTGGGGGGCGGCGGTGCTGATCAGGCGTGAATCCTCCTGAAGCAGCCCCAACACTCTCGCCCTGGGGCATCGCCTGTATCTTTCCTTGTAATTGTATACCAATTGGTTTCAGGGAATCAGGGAGTCCCCGTATAAGGGGAGTCATTCGCTCAGGATCCACCAACATCATCATTGGGGACTCCTGCCTAGGCTCCAATTTTCGATCATACATCATCTGCAgacaagctgccttttgcacacTCTCCACTAATTGATCAACAGTCCCCGTAATCGCGAGGGGATCTCCCCTCTCCAAGGGGTTCAAACCCCCCGCCCAATAGGCTGCCCGTTGGGTTAAAGACCAGGGGGCACGGTGATTCCCAGTAGTTaaaaacactcccggtccccaatACCCTTCCGCCTCcttttcacttaacagaatCTGGTCCCCCCCCGACAATGATACTCTCCACACATACTCCGTTTCTGACTCCTTAGGGGTTcggccaaattccttttttagttttgccaacTCAGTGGCAGTATAGGGGACCTCTTTAGTTGTAACTTGGGGGGACTGGTCTTGCTCATCATCATaagtatattcagttttgactaaAGGTCGCAATGAAGGCAGCTCTAACTTCTccactctctcttttgctgcttGCAGGTCCTTAAAGGGGTAGCCAATTTCTGATCTTGGAGGAATTTCCTCACGGACAGTacctgcaaggagctgctccttaagagcaatttgcaaatgtttcacttggttcttttctgcttcaagttgtgcttttaatccCGCCACTTGTCCCATAAGGGACTGAACAAGATTTTGGAGGGATTCAATAATTTGAGATTCTGCAGTGAGGTGGCAATCCCTATCCTCCACTGCTGCGGCCAGACTGGCTCCGAGAACGGCACAcacaattgcttttcctttccctgaccgCACTCTagcatctttctgtaaagcGACCATCCGATCAACAACGCTCTGCAGATTATACCAATTTCCCTGAGCCCAGTCTATCCCAAGCACAGAGGGTCGcgatttatgtttttctaaaaaatcaaacaaagcttctttcc
Coding sequences within:
- the LOC115345858 gene encoding uncharacterized protein LOC115345858, whose translation is MGDSKIARLGKEALFDFLEKHKSRPSVLGIDWAQGNWYNLQSVVDRMVALQKDARVRSGKGKAIVCAVLGASLAAAVEDRDCHLTAESQIIESLQNLVQSLMGQVAGLKAQLEAEKNQVKHLQIALKEQLLAGTVREEIPPRSEIGYPFKDLQAAKERVEKLELPSLRPLVKTEYTYDDEQDQSPQVTTKEVPYTATELAKLKKEFGRTPKESETEYVWRVSLSGGDQILLSEKEAEGYWGPGVFLTTGNHRAPWSLTQRAAYWAGGLNPLERGDPLAITGTVDQLVESVQKAACLQMMYDRKLEPRQESPMMMLVDPERMTPLIRGLPDSLKPIGIQLQGKIQAMPQGESVGAASGGFTPDQHRRPPDKKIWTWGEVAQELINYGRKYGPVNPPATKTDSRGLRRTEVKIVPCPGSDKRTPLAKPPGGRDIPNKRNILWARGYQKGIPRSLMDGMPTDKLEKLVTAWPDKPVNRKVDFENTTLSTPSLIDLSETNATQEPAGN